The following coding sequences are from one Reyranella humidisoli window:
- a CDS encoding response regulator transcription factor yields MRKNIALVDDDRNILTSVSMLLEAEGFQIKTYNDGASALEGLNQAPPDLGIFDIKMPRMDGMELLNRIRKTQQFPVIFLTSKDEEIDEVLGLRMGADDFIRKPFSQRLLLERIRAVLRRADVGGGKGEAAAERIVRGELVLDPSRHQCTWKGKEVHLTVTEFLLLKSLAERPGHVKNRDQLMDAAYGETIYVDDRTIDSHIKRVRRKFREVDGEFEQIETLYGIGYRYRDS; encoded by the coding sequence GTGCGCAAGAACATCGCCCTCGTCGACGACGATCGCAACATCCTCACCTCGGTGTCGATGCTGCTCGAAGCCGAAGGGTTCCAGATCAAGACCTACAATGACGGAGCGTCGGCTTTGGAAGGCCTGAACCAGGCGCCCCCGGACCTCGGCATCTTCGACATCAAGATGCCGCGCATGGACGGCATGGAGCTCCTGAACCGCATCCGCAAGACGCAGCAGTTCCCCGTCATCTTCCTCACCTCGAAAGATGAGGAGATCGACGAGGTGCTGGGTCTGCGCATGGGGGCCGACGACTTCATCCGCAAGCCGTTTTCGCAACGCCTTCTGCTGGAGCGCATCCGGGCCGTGCTGCGCCGCGCCGACGTGGGCGGTGGCAAGGGCGAAGCCGCCGCCGAGCGCATCGTGCGCGGCGAGCTGGTCCTCGACCCCAGCCGCCACCAGTGCACCTGGAAGGGCAAGGAGGTGCACCTCACGGTCACCGAGTTCCTGCTCCTGAAGTCGCTCGCCGAGCGGCCCGGTCACGTCAAGAACCGCGATCAGTTGATGGACGCGGCCTACGGCGAGACGATCTACGTCGACGACCGCACCATCGACAGCCACATCAAGCGCGTCCGCCGCAAGTTCCGCGAGGTCGATGGCGAGTTCGAGCAGATCGAAACGCTTTATGGCATCGGATACCGATACCGCGACTCCTGA
- a CDS encoding sensor histidine kinase: MASDTDTATPEPAPRPLGSPTLSSRIATALGRLFPRAVRKAPPQATGAADSPSLLRRRRSVDRSHSPLTRRILLLNLIPVALLTLGAVYLSDYEEELIDTELASLLVQGEMVAAGIGEVAVVGGETTVNRMDADAARQLLTRLVRPTGVRARLFSETGELLGDSAMLNEVGRIHVVPLPPPEMPVATIETETKFGDRISDWIARQLSRVDHYPEYIDKPVPTLRDFPEAASALRGFNASAVRSAGDGRLMLSAAVPVQRYKQVLGALLLTRDNRAIAASLREVRYDMLTIAAAALGITVLLSLYLAGTITQPIVRLARAADEVRLARESRPEIPDLGKRGDEIGDLNDALRSMTEALWLRINTIESFAADVAHELKNPLTSLRSAIEMAGHPNLDAERRAKLMDIVMDDINRLNRLISDISDASRLDAELMRGEVRPVELDRLLRDMVHHYAVTANQKSGVEVEYRVAANPPFVAHGHDGRYGQVFRNVIDNAISFSPRGSKIVVELSREPRNGPFVVTIDDEGQGIPEDNLESIFQRFYSERPTEHFGQHSGLGLSICRQIVETYGGTIAASNRRAPDGRILGARFTVRLPSASGRK, encoded by the coding sequence ATGGCATCGGATACCGATACCGCGACTCCTGAGCCCGCGCCGCGTCCGCTCGGGTCACCGACTTTAAGTTCCCGGATCGCGACGGCGCTCGGCCGCCTGTTTCCGCGTGCGGTGCGCAAGGCACCGCCGCAGGCGACGGGCGCTGCCGACTCGCCGTCGCTGCTGCGCCGACGGCGCAGTGTCGATCGCAGCCACTCGCCGCTGACCCGGCGCATCCTGCTGCTCAACCTCATCCCGGTGGCGCTGCTCACCCTCGGCGCAGTTTACCTCAGCGACTACGAGGAGGAGCTGATCGACACCGAACTCGCCTCGCTGCTGGTGCAGGGCGAGATGGTGGCCGCCGGCATCGGCGAGGTCGCGGTGGTCGGCGGCGAGACGACGGTCAACCGCATGGACGCCGACGCCGCGCGGCAGTTGCTCACGCGCCTCGTCCGCCCAACCGGCGTGCGCGCCCGCCTTTTCAGCGAGACCGGCGAACTGCTGGGCGATTCGGCGATGCTGAACGAGGTCGGCCGCATCCACGTCGTGCCCCTGCCGCCGCCGGAAATGCCGGTTGCCACCATCGAAACCGAGACGAAGTTCGGCGACCGCATCAGCGACTGGATCGCCCGCCAGCTCTCGAGGGTCGATCATTATCCCGAGTACATCGACAAGCCGGTGCCGACGCTGCGCGACTTTCCCGAGGCGGCGAGCGCGTTGCGCGGCTTCAATGCCTCGGCCGTGCGCAGCGCCGGCGACGGGCGGCTGATGCTCAGCGCCGCCGTGCCGGTGCAGCGCTACAAGCAGGTGCTGGGCGCCCTGCTGCTGACCCGCGACAACCGTGCCATCGCCGCGTCGCTGCGCGAGGTCCGCTACGACATGCTGACCATCGCCGCGGCCGCGCTCGGCATCACCGTACTGTTGTCGCTCTATCTCGCCGGCACCATCACCCAGCCGATCGTGCGCCTGGCCCGCGCCGCCGACGAGGTCCGCCTCGCCCGCGAGAGTCGGCCGGAGATCCCCGATCTCGGCAAGCGCGGCGACGAGATCGGCGACCTGAACGATGCGCTGCGCTCGATGACCGAGGCGCTGTGGCTGCGCATCAACACGATCGAGAGCTTCGCCGCCGACGTGGCGCACGAACTCAAGAATCCGCTGACGTCGCTGCGCTCGGCGATCGAGATGGCGGGCCATCCCAACCTCGATGCCGAGCGGCGCGCCAAGCTGATGGACATCGTCATGGACGACATCAACCGCCTCAACCGGTTGATCTCCGACATCTCCGACGCCTCGCGCCTCGATGCCGAGCTGATGCGCGGCGAGGTACGACCGGTCGAACTCGACAGGCTGCTGCGCGACATGGTCCATCACTACGCGGTAACGGCCAACCAGAAGTCGGGCGTCGAAGTCGAGTATCGCGTGGCCGCCAATCCGCCCTTCGTGGCGCATGGCCATGACGGCCGCTACGGCCAGGTCTTCCGCAACGTCATCGACAACGCGATCTCCTTCTCGCCCAGGGGCTCGAAGATTGTCGTCGAGTTGAGCCGCGAACCGCGCAACGGGCCGTTCGTCGTCACCATCGACGACGAGGGTCAGGGCATACCCGAGGACAATCTCGAATCGATCTTCCAGCGCTTCTATTCCGAGCGCCCGACCGAGCATTTCGGCCAGCATTCGGGCCTCGGCCTGTCGATCTGCCGCCAGATCGTGGAGACCTACGGCGGCACGATCGCGGCGAGCAACCGGCGCGCGCCGGACGGCAGGATCCTGGGTGCCCGATTCACGGTCCGGCTGCCGTCGGCCAGCGGGCGGAAGTGA
- the tsaE gene encoding tRNA (adenosine(37)-N6)-threonylcarbamoyltransferase complex ATPase subunit type 1 TsaE: MPTFSLPLPDEAATERLGASLAARLRPRDVVALEGGLGAGKTTLARAILRAAAGEPTLIVPSPTFTLVEVYETSRGSFWHFDLYRLEEPEQVFELGWEEARIDGVALVEWPERLGKLLPRERLTISLSVVGEGRIATLQGDSRFGED, translated from the coding sequence ATGCCGACTTTTTCTTTGCCCCTTCCCGACGAGGCCGCGACCGAGCGGCTGGGCGCGAGCCTGGCCGCCCGCCTGCGGCCGCGCGACGTCGTGGCGCTCGAAGGCGGGCTCGGCGCCGGCAAGACCACCCTGGCCCGCGCGATCCTGCGCGCCGCCGCGGGCGAGCCCACGCTGATCGTGCCCAGCCCGACCTTCACCCTGGTCGAGGTCTACGAGACCAGCCGCGGCAGTTTCTGGCATTTCGACCTCTATCGCCTGGAAGAGCCCGAACAGGTCTTCGAGCTGGGCTGGGAAGAGGCGCGCATCGATGGCGTGGCCCTGGTCGAATGGCCGGAGCGGCTGGGCAAGCTGCTGCCGCGCGAGCGGCTCACCATAAGCCTGTCCGTCGTGGGCGAAGGTCGGATCGCGACCCTGCAAGGAGACTCCCGTTTTGGCGAAGACTGA
- a CDS encoding HPr kinase/phosphorylase, protein MTVTVTTFVHATCVALQAGGRRWRGVLLRGPSGAGKSDFALRLVDAGARLVADDQTALFRRGPSLIAAPPGTISGLLEVRGIGIVKVGRPRLLAQVPISLLVDLVPPEKIERMPEPAREELLGTELPVVRLTPFEASASAKLRLALAQIPAA, encoded by the coding sequence GTGACCGTCACGGTAACGACTTTCGTTCACGCGACCTGCGTCGCGCTGCAGGCGGGCGGCAGGCGCTGGCGCGGCGTCCTGCTGCGGGGGCCGTCGGGCGCCGGCAAATCGGACTTCGCGCTTCGTCTCGTCGATGCGGGCGCCAGGCTCGTGGCGGACGACCAGACCGCCCTGTTCAGGCGGGGGCCATCTCTCATCGCCGCACCGCCGGGCACGATCTCCGGCCTGTTGGAAGTCCGCGGAATCGGGATCGTGAAGGTTGGCCGTCCACGGCTTCTCGCGCAGGTCCCGATCTCCCTGCTGGTCGATCTCGTGCCGCCGGAGAAAATAGAACGTATGCCGGAGCCGGCCCGGGAGGAACTGCTGGGTACCGAATTGCCAGTCGTCAGGCTGACACCTTTCGAAGCTTCCGCCTCTGCGAAGTTGCGCCTTGCTCTGGCGCAAATCCCGGCGGCATGA
- a CDS encoding aminoglycoside phosphotransferase family protein has translation MAKTERDLLRAEFVSRAGWGDAGERLLAGDASFRKYFRLSRPRGSAVVMDAPPPQEDVRPFVQIARHLIGLGLSAPEILAEDVEHGFLLLEDFGDDTYARVLKAGGDEGELYSRATDVLVALYRAGERSLMPGLGAYAGEALIEAALLLPEWYLPEATGRPTPPEETARYVAAWRECLAALPATTETLLLRDYHKDNLLWLPARPGVKACGLLDFQDAQRGHPSYDLVSLIEDARRDVAPAVHAACLDRYIGEAGIADAAGFRTGFALMAAQRHARIIGVFVRLLRRDGKPDYLQYLPRVWRMFERSLEHEALMPLRAWVDRLLPPELRRIGADT, from the coding sequence TTGGCGAAGACTGAACGCGACCTGCTGCGCGCCGAGTTCGTGAGCCGCGCCGGCTGGGGCGATGCCGGCGAACGGCTGCTGGCGGGCGACGCCTCGTTCCGGAAGTATTTCAGGCTGAGCCGCCCGCGCGGCTCGGCGGTCGTGATGGATGCGCCACCGCCGCAGGAGGATGTGCGACCGTTCGTGCAGATCGCCCGGCACCTCATCGGGCTCGGCCTCAGCGCGCCGGAAATCCTCGCCGAGGATGTCGAGCACGGCTTCCTGTTGCTGGAGGATTTCGGCGACGACACCTACGCGCGGGTCCTGAAGGCCGGCGGCGACGAGGGCGAACTCTACAGCCGCGCCACCGACGTGCTTGTCGCACTCTATCGTGCAGGCGAACGCAGCCTGATGCCGGGCCTCGGCGCCTATGCCGGCGAAGCGTTGATCGAGGCGGCGCTGCTGCTGCCCGAATGGTACCTGCCGGAAGCGACCGGCCGGCCCACTCCCCCCGAGGAGACGGCGCGCTACGTCGCGGCATGGCGCGAATGCCTGGCGGCCCTGCCCGCCACGACCGAGACGCTGCTGCTGCGCGACTATCACAAGGACAATCTCCTGTGGCTGCCCGCGCGGCCGGGCGTGAAGGCGTGCGGCCTGCTCGATTTCCAGGACGCCCAGCGCGGCCACCCCTCCTACGATCTCGTTTCCCTGATCGAGGACGCCCGCCGCGACGTGGCGCCGGCGGTTCATGCCGCGTGCCTGGACCGCTACATCGGCGAGGCCGGCATTGCCGATGCCGCCGGCTTCCGCACCGGCTTCGCCCTGATGGCCGCACAGCGCCATGCCCGCATCATCGGCGTTTTCGTCCGCCTGCTGCGACGCGACGGCAAGCCTGACTATCTGCAATACCTGCCGCGGGTCTGGCGCATGTTCGAACGCTCGCTGGAGCACGAAGCACTGATGCCGCTGCGCGCGTGGGTCGATCGTCTGTTGCCCCCCGAACTGCGACGCATCGGAGCCGACACATGA
- a CDS encoding HPr family phosphocarrier protein → MSDTLPGSSADAGIGALKRSLAIGNKRGLHARAAAKFVRTAGQFDAVVRVSFKGQEVSGLSIMGLMMLAAGIGSSVEVVCSGRQAADAMAAISALVEGKFGED, encoded by the coding sequence GTGAGCGACACCCTGCCGGGATCCAGTGCCGACGCCGGTATTGGCGCGCTGAAGCGCAGCCTCGCCATCGGCAACAAGCGTGGACTGCATGCCCGGGCGGCCGCCAAGTTCGTCCGAACGGCGGGCCAGTTCGACGCGGTCGTGCGCGTCTCCTTCAAGGGGCAGGAAGTCTCCGGCCTTTCGATCATGGGCCTGATGATGCTCGCCGCCGGGATCGGCAGCAGCGTCGAGGTGGTGTGCTCCGGCCGGCAGGCAGCGGACGCCATGGCCGCCATTTCGGCGCTCGTCGAAGGAAAATTCGGCGAGGATTGA
- a CDS encoding PTS sugar transporter subunit IIA, translated as MIGIVLVTHGNLAQEFKAALEHVVGVQQCLSTVCIGADDDMEKRRAEILERVRACETGEGVIVLTDMFGGTPSNLAISIMEQARVEVLAGVNLPMLVKLASVRTRPIAEAVRMAQEAGRKYITVASRILAKEAS; from the coding sequence ATGATCGGTATCGTACTCGTGACTCACGGCAATCTGGCGCAGGAATTCAAGGCCGCGCTGGAGCATGTCGTCGGAGTGCAGCAGTGCCTCTCCACGGTCTGCATCGGCGCCGACGACGACATGGAGAAGCGACGCGCGGAAATCCTGGAGCGGGTTCGGGCCTGCGAGACGGGTGAAGGCGTCATCGTGCTGACCGACATGTTCGGCGGCACGCCGTCAAATCTCGCGATCTCCATCATGGAGCAGGCGCGGGTCGAAGTACTGGCCGGCGTTAACCTGCCGATGCTGGTGAAGCTCGCCAGCGTGCGCACGCGGCCGATCGCGGAGGCCGTGCGCATGGCGCAGGAAGCCGGCCGCAAATACATCACCGTCGCCTCACGGATCCTGGCGAAGGAAGCCTCGTGA
- a CDS encoding phosphoenolpyruvate carboxykinase: MHQAGFVVPKLGLETLGLKNPGNVYWNLQVPALYEEAVRRREGVVADGGALVVRTGVHTGRSPNDKFIVEDSESKGRIDWGKTNKPITPAGYRALYNRMIAYAQRRDLFVRDCWAGADPAHRIGVRVVNETAWHNLFARNMFLRPRPEELEGFKPEFTILNLPGFQADPKLDGTASDCAILVNFTDRVVAICGTWYAGEIKKSVFTILNYLLPDKNVLPMHASANLGPKGDVAVFFGLSGTGKTTLSADPTRTLIGDDEHGWAEDSLFNFEGGCYAKVIKLSREAEPEIYATTGRFGTVLENVVIDPATGRLDLDDGAYTENTRACYPLDFIPNTSATGIAGTPENIVMLTADAFGVLPPISRLSPEQAMYHFLSGYTARVAGTEKGVTEPQATFSTCFGAPFMPRHPTVYAKMLGEKMARQNVKCWLVNTGWSGGGFGVGERMSIRHTRAMVRAALDGTLAGVASSTDPHFGMQVPSACPDVPGEVLNPKNTWKDKKAYDSAARDVAQRFEKNFQQFESHVDDKVNKSAIRAAA; this comes from the coding sequence GTGCATCAGGCGGGCTTCGTCGTACCGAAACTTGGACTGGAAACACTCGGGCTCAAGAACCCGGGGAACGTCTACTGGAACCTCCAGGTTCCCGCGCTCTACGAGGAGGCGGTCCGCCGCCGCGAAGGTGTCGTGGCCGATGGCGGCGCGCTGGTCGTCCGCACCGGCGTCCATACCGGCCGCTCGCCCAACGACAAGTTCATCGTCGAGGACTCGGAGAGCAAGGGCCGGATCGACTGGGGCAAGACCAACAAGCCCATCACCCCTGCTGGCTATCGCGCGCTCTACAACCGCATGATCGCCTATGCGCAACGCCGCGATCTGTTCGTGCGCGACTGCTGGGCCGGCGCCGATCCCGCGCATCGCATCGGCGTGCGCGTGGTCAACGAGACGGCGTGGCACAATCTGTTCGCCCGCAACATGTTCCTGCGGCCGCGCCCCGAGGAACTCGAAGGCTTCAAGCCCGAGTTCACGATCCTGAACCTGCCGGGCTTCCAGGCCGATCCGAAGCTCGACGGCACGGCGTCGGACTGCGCCATCCTGGTGAACTTCACCGATCGCGTCGTGGCGATCTGCGGCACCTGGTATGCCGGCGAGATCAAGAAGTCTGTGTTCACGATCCTGAACTACCTGCTGCCGGACAAGAACGTGCTGCCGATGCATGCGTCGGCCAATCTCGGACCGAAGGGCGACGTCGCGGTCTTCTTCGGCCTGTCGGGCACCGGCAAGACGACCCTGTCGGCCGATCCGACGCGCACCCTGATCGGCGACGACGAGCATGGCTGGGCCGAGGACAGCCTCTTCAACTTCGAGGGCGGCTGCTACGCCAAGGTGATCAAGCTCAGCCGCGAGGCCGAGCCTGAGATCTATGCCACCACCGGCCGCTTCGGCACGGTTCTGGAGAACGTCGTGATCGATCCGGCGACCGGCCGGCTCGACCTCGACGACGGCGCCTACACGGAAAACACCCGCGCGTGCTATCCGCTCGACTTCATCCCGAACACCTCGGCCACCGGCATCGCCGGCACGCCCGAGAACATCGTGATGCTGACGGCCGATGCGTTCGGCGTGCTGCCGCCGATCTCCCGCCTGTCGCCGGAGCAGGCGATGTACCACTTCCTCTCGGGCTACACGGCGCGCGTCGCCGGCACCGAGAAGGGCGTGACCGAGCCGCAGGCGACCTTCTCGACCTGCTTCGGTGCGCCGTTCATGCCGCGCCATCCGACGGTCTACGCCAAGATGCTGGGCGAGAAGATGGCCCGCCAGAACGTGAAGTGCTGGCTGGTGAATACCGGCTGGTCGGGCGGTGGCTTCGGCGTCGGCGAGCGCATGTCGATCCGCCACACGCGCGCGATGGTACGCGCGGCCCTCGACGGCACGCTGGCCGGTGTCGCCTCCTCGACCGATCCGCACTTCGGCATGCAGGTGCCCAGCGCCTGCCCCGACGTGCCAGGCGAGGTGCTCAATCCGAAGAACACCTGGAAGGACAAGAAGGCCTACGACAGCGCCGCGCGTGACGTCGCCCAGCGCTTCGAGAAGAACTTCCAGCAGTTCGAGAGCCACGTCGACGACAAGGTCAACAAGTCGGCCATCCGCGCCGCGGCCTGA
- a CDS encoding HugZ family protein — MTQDDMPRTVRALLRGLDRASLATFLPAEPAGWPYASLVLVAVDHDLTPILLLSDLAEHTKAIRADGRVSLLFDGTAGLDQPLTGPRVTVLGRAERTDDERLKRRFLARHPDAALYAGFRDFGFYRVSVERSHLVGGFGKIRWIDRTGLAAPEAEGLAAAEQGIVGHMNEDHGDAVQLYAEKLIGRTAGGWTMTGIDPEGLDLRRGGETARLDFDAPLGAAGDARKVLVALVARARTDPPAKPEER; from the coding sequence ATGACCCAAGACGACATGCCTCGCACCGTGCGCGCCCTGCTGCGCGGCCTCGATCGGGCGTCCCTGGCCACGTTCCTGCCCGCCGAACCGGCCGGCTGGCCCTATGCATCGCTGGTTCTGGTGGCGGTCGATCACGACCTGACACCCATCCTGCTGCTGAGCGATCTTGCAGAGCATACGAAGGCAATCCGGGCCGACGGCCGGGTTTCCCTGCTGTTCGACGGGACGGCGGGCCTCGACCAGCCCCTGACCGGACCGCGCGTCACCGTGCTGGGGCGTGCCGAACGGACCGACGACGAACGTCTGAAGCGGCGTTTCCTGGCCCGGCATCCCGATGCGGCCCTTTATGCCGGCTTCAGGGACTTCGGATTCTACCGAGTTTCCGTGGAGCGCAGTCATCTGGTGGGCGGTTTCGGCAAGATCCGATGGATCGACCGGACTGGGCTGGCGGCCCCCGAGGCCGAGGGCCTGGCGGCGGCCGAACAGGGCATCGTCGGCCATATGAACGAGGACCATGGCGATGCGGTCCAGCTTTATGCCGAGAAGTTGATCGGCCGGACCGCCGGCGGGTGGACGATGACGGGCATCGATCCGGAGGGCCTCGATCTGCGGCGGGGCGGAGAGACCGCGCGGCTCGACTTCGACGCTCCGCTTGGGGCGGCCGGCGACGCGCGCAAGGTTCTGGTGGCTCTGGTCGCCCGGGCCCGGACCGATCCTCCCGCGAAACCGGAAGAAAGGTGA
- the ahcY gene encoding adenosylhomocysteinase, with translation MADYIVKDIGLADWGRKELDMAETEMPGLMSIRKEYGPKKPLKGARIAGSLHMTIQTGVLIETLKALGADVRWASCNIYSTQDHAAAAIAKAGTPVFAIKGESLEEYWDYTHKIFEWHDGGEPNMILDDGGDATLLVHLGARAEKDPSLVSKPTNEEEEVLYKAILKTNKEKPGWYAKLGASIRGVTEETTTGVHRLYNMAKEGKLLWPAINVNDSVTKSKFDNLYGCRESLVDGIRRGTDVMMSGKVAMVAGFGDVGKGSAASLRQAGCRVMVSEVDPICALQAAMEGYEVVTMEEAAPKADIFVTATGNVDVLTLEHMKAMKHRAIICNIGHFDSEIQIASLRNFKWHNVKPQVDEVEFPDGKRIIVLSEGRLVNLGNATGHPSFVMSASFSNQTLAQIELWTNPTKYEKQVYTLPKFLDEKVAALHLEKVGAKLTKLRPDQAKYIGVPEAGPFKGDLYRY, from the coding sequence ATGGCCGACTACATCGTCAAGGATATCGGACTCGCCGACTGGGGCCGCAAGGAACTCGACATGGCCGAGACCGAGATGCCGGGCCTCATGTCGATCCGCAAGGAATACGGCCCGAAGAAGCCGCTGAAGGGCGCGCGCATCGCGGGCTCGTTGCACATGACCATCCAGACCGGCGTTCTGATCGAGACGCTGAAGGCGCTGGGTGCCGACGTCCGCTGGGCCTCGTGCAACATCTACTCGACGCAGGACCATGCCGCCGCCGCGATCGCCAAGGCCGGCACGCCGGTCTTCGCCATCAAGGGCGAGAGCCTCGAGGAATACTGGGACTACACCCACAAGATCTTCGAATGGCATGACGGCGGCGAGCCGAACATGATCCTCGACGATGGCGGCGACGCCACCCTGCTGGTCCATCTCGGCGCGCGCGCGGAGAAGGATCCCTCGCTGGTCTCCAAGCCGACCAACGAGGAAGAGGAAGTCCTCTACAAGGCGATCCTCAAGACCAACAAGGAAAAGCCCGGCTGGTACGCCAAGCTCGGCGCCTCGATCCGCGGCGTCACCGAGGAGACGACCACGGGCGTCCATCGCCTCTACAACATGGCGAAGGAAGGCAAGCTCCTGTGGCCGGCCATCAACGTCAACGACTCGGTCACCAAGTCGAAGTTCGACAATCTCTACGGCTGTCGTGAATCGCTGGTCGACGGCATCCGCCGCGGCACCGACGTGATGATGTCGGGCAAGGTGGCGATGGTCGCGGGCTTCGGCGACGTGGGCAAGGGCTCGGCCGCCTCGCTGCGCCAGGCCGGCTGCCGCGTGATGGTGTCCGAAGTCGATCCGATCTGCGCCCTGCAGGCGGCGATGGAAGGCTACGAGGTCGTGACGATGGAAGAGGCGGCGCCCAAGGCCGACATCTTCGTCACCGCCACCGGCAACGTCGACGTGCTGACGCTCGAGCACATGAAGGCGATGAAGCATCGCGCCATCATCTGCAACATCGGCCACTTCGACAGCGAGATCCAGATCGCGAGCTTGCGTAACTTCAAGTGGCACAACGTGAAGCCGCAGGTCGACGAGGTCGAGTTCCCCGACGGCAAGCGCATCATCGTGCTGTCGGAAGGCCGCCTGGTGAACCTGGGCAACGCCACGGGCCACCCGAGCTTCGTGATGTCGGCCTCGTTCTCGAACCAGACGCTGGCCCAGATCGAGCTGTGGACCAACCCGACCAAGTACGAGAAGCAGGTCTACACGCTGCCGAAGTTCCTGGACGAGAAGGTCGCGGCGCTCCACCTCGAGAAGGTCGGCGCCAAGCTGACCAAGCTGCGCCCCGACCAGGCCAAGTATATCGGCGTGCCCGAGGCCGGCCCGTTCAAGGGCGACCTCTACCGCTACTAA
- the rapZ gene encoding RNase adapter RapZ encodes MPDPATTQDARRPFVVVTGLSGAGRGTALNVLDDLGYVAVDNVPLPLLHDLMRSTGGAPGETAPPLALGVDTRTFGFNARTLVEQVAELREHPGLAVRLLFLEADTETLQRRYTESRRPHPMAPDRPVIDGITEERRQIGWMRDAADLSIDTSSLSPHRLKQLLAGYFGRGRSVGTRISVMSFSFRRGLPREADLVFDARFLKNPHYDPILKPLTGCDPAVAAFIATDPDYRPFVNNLQGLIGPLLPRFDAEGKSYLTIAIGCTGGKHRSVALAEEIADWLRSAGRSVTLSHRDVGAAGEAGGAG; translated from the coding sequence TTGCCCGACCCCGCGACCACGCAAGATGCCCGTCGGCCCTTCGTCGTGGTCACCGGCCTGTCGGGCGCCGGCCGGGGAACCGCACTGAACGTGCTGGACGATCTGGGCTATGTCGCCGTCGACAATGTGCCTCTGCCGCTGCTTCACGACCTCATGCGATCGACGGGCGGTGCGCCCGGTGAAACGGCCCCGCCTCTGGCCCTGGGTGTCGATACCCGCACCTTCGGCTTCAACGCGCGAACTCTCGTCGAGCAGGTCGCCGAGCTTCGCGAGCATCCGGGCCTCGCCGTGCGGCTGCTGTTCCTCGAGGCCGATACGGAAACCCTGCAGCGGCGCTACACGGAATCGCGCCGGCCTCACCCGATGGCGCCCGACCGCCCGGTCATCGACGGCATTACCGAAGAGCGCCGCCAGATCGGCTGGATGCGCGACGCGGCAGACCTCTCGATCGACACGTCGTCGCTGTCGCCCCACCGCCTCAAGCAGTTGCTGGCCGGTTATTTCGGCCGCGGGCGCAGCGTCGGCACCCGAATTTCCGTTATGTCGTTTTCCTTTCGGCGCGGCCTGCCGCGCGAGGCGGACTTGGTCTTTGACGCGCGATTCCTCAAGAATCCGCATTACGACCCCATTCTGAAGCCGCTTACCGGCTGCGATCCGGCCGTGGCGGCGTTTATCGCAACCGACCCCGACTACCGTCCGTTCGTGAACAACCTGCAGGGCCTGATCGGGCCGCTGCTGCCCCGGTTCGACGCGGAGGGCAAGAGCTATCTGACCATCGCGATCGGCTGCACCGGCGGCAAACACCGCTCTGTGGCGCTGGCCGAGGAGATTGCAGACTGGTTGCGAAGCGCAGGCCGCTCCGTCACTCTCTCGCACCGGGACGTTGGGGCGGCCGGGGAGGCCGGTGGCGCAGGGTAG